ACGTCAACCAGGTAACTCCCATCCCGCGCGGACAGCGAGTCACTGACGAGGGGTGTACCAGCAGTACATCCCTCCCATCCCGGGCAGGCCGTACCGTCGAATGCATGGACAACCGCGAGGAGGTCCGCGAGTTCCTCACCTCGCGGCGAGCCAAGATCACCCCCCAGCAGGCCGGACTGCCGGCAGGCCCCCGACGCCGGGTTCCCGGCCTTCGCAGAAGCGAGGTCGCTGCCCTGGCCGACATGAGCGTCGAGTACTACGCCAAGCTCGAACGCGGCAACCTCGCCGGCGTCTCACCGTCCGTCTTGGAAGCTCTCGCCAGGGCCCTTCAGCTCGATGACGCCGAACGCGCCCACCTGCTGAACCTGGCCCAGGCCGCCGACGGATCCGACGTCCTCAACCGCCCCCGCCGACGGCGTACGAAGGACCAGTGGCGGCCGCACCGCAGCCTGGAATGGACCTTGGACGCCATCACCGCAGGTCCCGCGTTCGTCCGCAACGGCCGTATGGACATCCTGGCCGCCAACCCGCTCGCTCGCGCCTTCTACGCC
This window of the Streptomyces sp. 840.1 genome carries:
- a CDS encoding helix-turn-helix transcriptional regulator, which translates into the protein MDNREEVREFLTSRRAKITPQQAGLPAGPRRRVPGLRRSEVAALADMSVEYYAKLERGNLAGVSPSVLEALARALQLDDAERAHLLNLAQAADGSDVLNRPRRRRTKDQWRPHRSLEWTLDAITAGPAFVRNGRMDILAANPLARAFYADVYAAPGNQANLARFNFLDPASRRFYPDWDLFADVAVAILRTEAGRNPHDKDLHDLVGELSTRREEFRTRWGAHNVRHHGTGTKRFHHSAVGELTLAYEGLEMAAEPGLTLTIYTAEPGSPSEEGLRLLASWAATQNSDIPSTTENAGR